A single genomic interval of Megalobrama amblycephala isolate DHTTF-2021 linkage group LG15, ASM1881202v1, whole genome shotgun sequence harbors:
- the LOC125247590 gene encoding uncharacterized protein LOC125247590: MKQLYKVPFERNSQRNKEFRRAYVDGVLEMDAHAIPHEFIFIDEAGFNLAKTRRRGRNLIGHRAIIDVSDQRGGNITMCAAISSMHGVLHRHANLGPYNTAHILTFLDRLHNILIPPERMNDADHQRNRYVVVWDNVSFHRAAPVQNWFAEHPTFLVQYLRPYSPFLNPIEELFSAWRWKVYDRQPFVCIPLVQAMEEACDEIDVGAIQGWIRHSRRFFPRCLAREDIACDVDEALWPDPAVRQDAA; the protein is encoded by the exons ATGAAACAACTTTATAAGGTGCCGTTTGAGAGAAACTCTCAAAGAAACAAAGAGTTCAGACGAGCATATGTGGAT GGAGTACTGGAAATGGATGCTCATGCAATCCCACATGAGTTCATCTTTATAGATGAGGCTGGGTTCAACCTAGCAAAGACCAGAAGAAGGGGGAGAAACCTCATTGGCCACAGAGCCATTATAGACGTTTCTGACCAACGTGGTGGGAACATCACAATGTGCGCTGCCATCTCCAGTATGCATGGTGTCCTCCACCGTCATGCCAACCTTGGACCATACAACACAGCCCATATTCTCACATTTCTGGACAGACTTCATAACATTCTCATACCACCAGAGCGTATGAATGATGCAGACCATCAAAGAAACCGGTACGTTGTAGTATGGGACAACGTGAGCTTTCATCGTGCAGCCCCAGTCCAAAACTGGTTTGCTGAACACCCAACATTTCTCGTGCAATATCTCCGACCATACTCCCCATTTCTGAACCCCATAGAAGAATTATTTTCGGCATGGCGGTGGAAGGTATACGACCGGCAGCCCTTTGTGTGCATACCTCTTGTGCAGGCCATGGAAGAGGCATGTGATGAGATTGATGTGGGTGCAATTCAGGGATGGATAAGGCACTCAAGGCGCTTCTTCCCTCGATGTCTGGCAAGGGAAGATATTGCCTGTGATGTTGACGAGGCGTTGTGGCCAGACCCGGCTGTGCGGCAAGATGCTGCCTAA
- the LOC125247953 gene encoding histone H2B, whose translation MPEPAKSAPKKGSKKAVTKTAGKGGKKRKRSRKESYAIYVYKVLKQVHPDTGISSKAMGIMNSFVNDIFERIAGESSRLAHYNKRSTITSREIQTAVRLLLPGELAKHAVSEGTKAVTKYTSSK comes from the coding sequence ATGCCTGAACCAGCAAAGTCCGCGCCTAAGAAGGGCTCCAAGAAGGCCGTCACGAAGACCGCCGGTAAGGGAGGAAAGAAGCGCAAGAGGTCCAGGAAGGAGAGTTATGCTATCTACGTCTACAAAGTCCTGAAGCAGGTTCATCCTGACACCGGCATCTCTTCCAAGGCGATGGGCATCATGAACTCTTTCGTCAACGACATCTTCGAGCGCATCGCCGGTGAGTCGTCTCGTCTCGCTCACTACAACAAGCGCTCCACCATCACTTCTAGAGAGATCCAGACCGCCGTGCGTCTGCTGCTGCCCGGAGAGCTGGCCAAACACGCCGTGTCCGAGGGCACCAAGGCCGTCACCAAGTACACCAGCTCCAAGTAG
- the LOC125247356 gene encoding histone H4, producing the protein MSGRGKGGKGLGKGGAKRHRKVLRDNIQGITKPAIRRLARRGGVKRISGLIYEETRGVLKVFLENVIRDAVTYTEHAKRKTVTAMDVVYALKRQGRTLYGFGG; encoded by the coding sequence ATGTCTGGAAGAGGCAAAGGCGGTAAAGGACTCGGAAAAGGAGGCGCCAAGCGTCACCGTAAAGTTCTGCGCGATAACATCCAGGGAATCACCAAACCCGCCATCCGTCGTCTCGCTCGCCGTGGCGGTGTCAAGCGCATCTCCGGTCTGATCTACGAGGAGACCCGCGGAGTGTTGAAGGTGTTTCTGGAGAACGTCATCCGCGATGCCGTCACCTACACCGAGCACGCCAAGAGAAAGACCGTGACCGCCATGGATGTTGTGTACGCGCTGAAGCGACAGGGACGCACTCTGTACGGCTTCGGAGGATAA